CTTTATATAATTCATCTTTTATTCTTTGCGCCACTAAATCTACATCATTATGAGCGCCTCCATTTGGTTCTTTTATAATTTTATCTATAATTCCTAAATTAAATAAACTATCTGCAGTCATTTTCATTAATTCTGCAGCTTCTTTTGCTCTAGCCCCATCTTTCCATAGTATTGAAGCAAATCCTTCCGGTGATAATATTGAGTATACAGAATTTTCTAGCATCCATACTCTATCAGCAACGGCTAATGCCAATGCTCCACCACTACCGCCTTCACCTATTATAATTGATATTACAGGTGTCCTTAGCTTACTCATTTCAAATAAATTTCTAGCTATTGCTTCACCTTGCCCTCTTTCTTCTGCTCCAACCCCACAAAATGCTCCAGCTGTATTTATAAAATTTATTACAGGCCTATTAAATTTTTCTGCATTTTTCATAAGCCTTAAAGCTTTCCTATATCCTTCTGGATAAGGCGCTCCAAAATTTCTTTCTATATTTTCTTTTAAATCTTTTCCCTTTTGTATACCTATTACTGTAACAGGAATCTCTTCTAAAAAACCAATTCCTCCAACTACAGCTTTATCATCTCTAAAGTTTCTATCTCCTTTTAGTTCTATAAAGTCAGTGAATATTCTTTCTATCAAATCCAATGTTGTTGGTCTCTCAACCATTCTAGATAATACTACTTTATCCCATGCATTTAATTTACTCATTTATTTCACATCCCTTACATTGTGTATTTTTAATATAGTTGCTAAGATAGACTTTAAATTCTTTCTTTCTACTATTTTATCAACAAATCCATGTTCTAGTAAAAATTCAGCTGTTTGAAAATCTTCTGGTAATTCCTGCTTAATAGTTTGCTCTATTACTCTTCTTCCTGCAAATCCTATTAAGGCTTTCGGTTCAGATAATATTATATCTCCTAACATAGCAAATGATGCTGTTACACCTCCAGTAGTTGGATCTGTTAACACTGTTATATATAATAATCCTTTATCGCTATGTTTTCCTAAAGCTGCACTAACCTTTGCCATTTGCATTAACGATACCATACCTTCTTGCATTCTAGCTCCGCCTGAACAAGTAAATATGATTATAGGCAATCTTTCCTTAGTAGCCTTTTCTACTGCAAGAGTAATCTTTTCTCCAACTACGCTACCCATACTTCCCATCATAAAGTTACTATCCATAACTGCTATTATACATGGCTTTTTTTCTATCTCTCCATATCCTGTAACTACCCCTTCAGATAAACCAGTTTTTTCTTGTATCTTTTTTATCTTACCTTCATAACCCGGATAATTTAAAGGATTTTTAGGTGTCATGTTCTCATTAAATTCTTTAAAAGTTCCATCATCAACTATTAAACTTATTCTTTCTCTTGCATTGAGTCTGAAATATCCACCACAATTAGGACAAACTTTTAAATTTTCTTCTACTTCTTTGTTATATAATATTTTGTTGCATTTATCACATTTAATCCACATACCATCCGGTATTGTTGGAATTTCTTCAGCATTGGCATTTATATCTTTACTTTCCTCATTACCAACAGTAAGGTATTTAGTTCTCTTAAATAGATTCATAGTTACCACCTACTATTTCAATATCTCCTTTTGAATAAAACCAGTATCAAAATTTCCTTTAATATAATTTTCGTTATTAAGAATTTTTAGTTGAAAATCTATATTAGTATCAATTCCTCTAATTTCATATTCACACAATGCTCTTTTCATCTTTGAGATTGCTTCTTCTCTAGTATTTCCATGTACTATAAGCTTACTTATCATAGAATCATAATATGGAGGTATGTTATATCCTTGATATACAGCTGAGTCCACTCTTACTCCATTTCCACCAGGTACAATAAGTATCTCTACCTTTCCTGGAGACGGTGCAAAATTCATATCGGGATTTTCTGCATTTATTCTACATTCAATAGCATGACCTTCAATCTTTATATCCTCTTGATTTATAGAAAGTTCTTCTCCATTTGCTACTTGTATTTGTTCTTTGACTAAATCAATTCCTGTCACTAATTCTGTTATTGGATGCTCAACTTGTATTCTCGTGTTCATCTCCATAAAGTAA
Above is a genomic segment from Clostridium bornimense containing:
- a CDS encoding acetyl-CoA carboxylase carboxyltransferase subunit alpha — protein: MSKLNAWDKVVLSRMVERPTTLDLIERIFTDFIELKGDRNFRDDKAVVGGIGFLEEIPVTVIGIQKGKDLKENIERNFGAPYPEGYRKALRLMKNAEKFNRPVINFINTAGAFCGVGAEERGQGEAIARNLFEMSKLRTPVISIIIGEGGSGGALALAVADRVWMLENSVYSILSPEGFASILWKDGARAKEAAELMKMTADSLFNLGIIDKIIKEPNGGAHNDVDLVAQRIKDELYKELKELIEVDKSNLIRDRYAKFRSFGEFDIL
- the accD gene encoding acetyl-CoA carboxylase, carboxyltransferase subunit beta, with protein sequence MNLFKRTKYLTVGNEESKDINANAEEIPTIPDGMWIKCDKCNKILYNKEVEENLKVCPNCGGYFRLNARERISLIVDDGTFKEFNENMTPKNPLNYPGYEGKIKKIQEKTGLSEGVVTGYGEIEKKPCIIAVMDSNFMMGSMGSVVGEKITLAVEKATKERLPIIIFTCSGGARMQEGMVSLMQMAKVSAALGKHSDKGLLYITVLTDPTTGGVTASFAMLGDIILSEPKALIGFAGRRVIEQTIKQELPEDFQTAEFLLEHGFVDKIVERKNLKSILATILKIHNVRDVK